The Pogona vitticeps strain Pit_001003342236 chromosome 3, PviZW2.1, whole genome shotgun sequence genome includes a window with the following:
- the PCDH9 gene encoding protocadherin-9 isoform X8, with amino-acid sequence MDLRDFYLLAALIACLRLDSAVAQELIYTIREELPENVPIGNIPKDLNISHINAATGTSASLVYRLVSKAGDAPLVKVSSTTGEIFTTSNRIDRERLCAGAAYAEENECFFELEVVILPNDFFRLIKIKIIVKDTNDNAPMFPSPVINISIPENTLINSRFPIPSATDPDTGFNGVQHYELLNGQSVFGLDIVETPEGEKWPQLIVQQNLDREQKDTYVMKIKVEDGGTPQKSSTAILQVTVSDVNDNRPVFKESQIEVHIPENAPVGTSVIQLHATDADIGSNAEIRYIFGAQVAPATRRLFALNNTTGLITVQRALDREETAIHKVTVLASDGSSTPARATVNINVTDVNDNPPNIDLRYIISPINGTVYLSEKDPVNTKIALITVSDKDTDVNGKVICFIEREVPFHLKAVYDNQYLLETSSLLDYEGTKEFTFKIVASDSGKPSLNQTALVRVKLEDENDNPPIFSQPVIELSVSENNRRGLYLTTISATDEDSGKNADIVYQLGPNASFFDLDRKTGVLTASRVFDREEQERFIFTVTARDNGTPPLQSQAAVIVTILDENDNSPKFTHNHFQFFVSENLPKYSTVGVITVTDADAGENRAVTLSILNDNDNFVLDPYSGVIKSNVSFDREQQSSYTFDVKAIDGGQPPRSSTAKVTINVMDVNDNSPVVIYPPSNTSFKLVPLSAIPGSVVAEVFAVDIDTGMNAELKYTIVSGNNKGLFRIDPVTGNITLEEKPSLADVGLHRLVVNISDLGYPKSLHTLVLVFLYVNDTAGNASYIYDLIRRTMETPLDRNIGDSSQPYQNEDYLTIMIAIVAGAMVVIVVIFVTVLVRCRHASRFKAAQRSKQGAEWMSPNQENKQNKKKKRKKRKSPKSSLLNFVTIEESKPEDAVHEPINGTISLPAELEEQSIGRFDWGTAPPTTFKPNSPDLAKHYKSASPQSAFHLKPDTPVSVKKHHVIQELPLDNTFVGGCDTLSKRSSTSSDHFSASECSSQGGFKTKGPLHTRQALNFGDMPKYLWEIWVPDKPWVSQRRVTFHLPDGSQESCSDSGLGDHEPVGSGNLISHPLPLVQPQDEFYDQASPDKRTEADGNSDPNSVNYT; translated from the coding sequence ATGGACCTGAGGGATTTTTACCTGTTGGCTGCCCTGATTGCCTGTTTAAGGCTGGATTCAGCTGTAGCTCAAGAACTGATCTACACAATCCGAGAGGAGCTGCCAGAAAACGTCCCCATTGGGAACATACCAAAGGATTTGAACATTTCTCACATCAATGCTGCCACCGGAACCAGCGCCAGTCTCGTCTACAGACTGGTCTCCAAAGCAGGGGATGCTCCTTTGGTGAAGGTCTCCAGCACCACAGGGGAGATTTTTACTACCTCCAACAGGATCGACAGAGAGAGACTCTGTGCAGGAGCTGCCTATGCAGAAGAAAATGAGTGCTTCTTTGAATTGGAAGTGGTGATTCTCCCCAATGACTTTTTCCGACTCATCAAGATCAAAATCATTGTGAAGGATACCAATGACAATGCCCCCATGTTTCCATCCCCTGTCATCAATATCTCCATCCCTGAAAACACCCTGATCAACAGCCGCTTCCCAATCCCATCAGCTACAGATCCTGACACTGGTTTCAATGGAGTGCAGCACTATGAACTTCTGAACGGACAGAGTGTCTTTGGGCTGGATATTGTGGAAACTCCAGAAGGAGAGAAGTGGCCACAACTGATTGTGCAGCAGAATCTGGATCGGGAACAGAAGGACACCTATGTGATGAAAATCAAAGTTGAGGATGGAGGTACCCCACAGAAATCCAGCACAGCCATCCTCCAGGTCACAGTAAGTGATGTTAATGACAACCGGCCAGTTTTTAAAGAGAGTCAGATAGAAGTTCACATCCCAGAGAATGCCCCTGTAGGTACCTCTGTCATTCAGCTTCATGCCACTGATGCAGATATAGGAAGCAATGCAGAAATCAGATACATTTTTGGTGCCCAGGTTGCTCCTGCAACTAGAAgactctttgctttaaacaaCACAACTGGGCTGATTACAGTTCAGAGGGCCTTAGACCGTGAGGAGACTGCTATCCACAAAGTGACAGTACTGGCCAGTGATGGTAGTTCAACACCTGCCCGGGCAACGGTTAACATCAATGTGACTGATGTGAATGATAACCCCCCTAATATAGACCTCAGGTACATTATAAGTCCCATCAATGGCACAGTGTACTTGTCTGAGAAAGACCCTGTCAATACCAAGATTGCCCTCATTACAGTCTCAGATAAGGACACTGATGTGAATGGCAAAGTGATCTGTTTCATAGAGAGAGAGGTGCCATTTCACCTGAAAGCTGTTTATGATAACCAGTACTTGCTAGAGACATCTTCCTTGCTGGACTATGAGGGCACCAAAGAATTCACCTTTAAAATAGTTGCCTCAGATTCGGGCAAGCCCAGTTTGAACCAGACAGCCCTGGTAAGAGTTAAGCTGGAGGATGAAAATGACAACCCACCAATTTTCAGCCAGCCTGTAATTGAGCTGTCAGTTTCTGAAAACAACCGCCGTGGTCTGTACTTAACCACTATTAGTGCCACGGATGAGGACAGTGGGAAAAATGCAGACATTGTTTATCAGCTTGGCCCCAACGCCTCTTTTTTTGATCTGGATCGAAAGACTGGCGTACTGACAGCTTCTCGGGTCTTTGACAGAGAAGAGCAGGAGCGGTTCATTTTTACTGTTACGGCCCGAGACAATGGTACCCCTCCTCTGCAGAGTCAAGCGGCTGTGATTGTTACAATATTGGATGAGAATGATAACAGTCCCAAATTTACACATAACCACTTTCAGTTTTTTGTGTCAGAGAACCTACCAAAGTACAGCACTGTAGGTGTGATCACGGTGACAGACGCCGATGCAGGAGAGAACAGAGCAGTGACTCTTTCCATCCTGAATGACAATGACAACTTTGTTCTGGATCCGTACTCTGGAGTTATAAAGTCCAATGTTTCTTTTGATCGAGAGCAGCAGAGCTCCTATACCTTTGACGTCAAGGCTATTGATGGAGGACAACCACCTCGCTCATCTACTGCCAAAGTCACCATCAATGTCATGGATGTTAATGACAACAGCCCTGTGGTCATCTATCCACCTTCCAATACTTCATTTAAGCTGGTACCTCTCTCAGCCATCCCTGGCTCCGTAGTGGCTGAGGTGTTTGCTGTTGACATTGACACCGGAATGAACGCTGAACTTAAATACACCATAGTAAGTGGAAACAACAAAGGTTTGTTCCGTATTGATCCAGTGACGGGTAACATAACCCTGGAAGAAAAGCCTTCTCTTGCTGATGTGGGCCTGCATCGATTAGTGGTCAATATTAGTGACCTGGGTTACCCTAAATCCCTGCACACTCTTGTTCTTGTCTTTTTGTATGTCAACGACACAGCTGGCAATGCCTCTTACATTTATGACTTAATCCGCAGGACTATGGAAACACCCTTGGATAGGAACATCGGAGATAGCAGCCAGCCATATCAAAACGAGGACTATCTGACCATCATGATTGCCATTGTGGCAGGTGCCATGGTTGTCATTGTGGTCATATTTGTCACTGTCCTGGTCCGCTGTCGTCATGCCTCCCGATTCAAAGCTGCTCAGAGGAGCAAGCAGGGGGCTGAATGGATGTCTCCTAATCAGGAGAACAagcagaacaagaagaagaagcggAAGAAAAGAAAGTCTCCCAAGAGTTCCCTGTTGAATTTTGTTACCATTGAGGAATCCAAACCTGAGGATGCCGTTCACGAACCTATCAACGGGACCATTAGCCTTCCAGCTGAGCTGGAGGAGCAAAGTATAGGAAGATTTGACTGGGGCACTGCACCACCCACCACCTTCAAGCCTAATAGCCCTGACCTTGCTAAGCATTACAAGTCTGCATCTCCGCAGTCTGCTTTCCATCTTAAACCTGACACTCCCGTCTCTGTGAAAAAGCATCATGTGATTCAGGAACTCCCCTTGGACAACACCTTTGTTGGGGGTTGTGATACCCTTTCCAAACGCTCTTCCACTAGTTCAGATCACTTCAGTGCCTCAGAGTGCAGTTCCCAAGGAGGCTTCAAGACAAAGGGCCCCTTGCACACCAGACAG
- the PCDH9 gene encoding protocadherin-9 isoform X11 encodes MDLRDFYLLAALIACLRLDSAVAQELIYTIREELPENVPIGNIPKDLNISHINAATGTSASLVYRLVSKAGDAPLVKVSSTTGEIFTTSNRIDRERLCAGAAYAEENECFFELEVVILPNDFFRLIKIKIIVKDTNDNAPMFPSPVINISIPENTLINSRFPIPSATDPDTGFNGVQHYELLNGQSVFGLDIVETPEGEKWPQLIVQQNLDREQKDTYVMKIKVEDGGTPQKSSTAILQVTVSDVNDNRPVFKESQIEVHIPENAPVGTSVIQLHATDADIGSNAEIRYIFGAQVAPATRRLFALNNTTGLITVQRALDREETAIHKVTVLASDGSSTPARATVNINVTDVNDNPPNIDLRYIISPINGTVYLSEKDPVNTKIALITVSDKDTDVNGKVICFIEREVPFHLKAVYDNQYLLETSSLLDYEGTKEFTFKIVASDSGKPSLNQTALVRVKLEDENDNPPIFSQPVIELSVSENNRRGLYLTTISATDEDSGKNADIVYQLGPNASFFDLDRKTGVLTASRVFDREEQERFIFTVTARDNGTPPLQSQAAVIVTILDENDNSPKFTHNHFQFFVSENLPKYSTVGVITVTDADAGENRAVTLSILNDNDNFVLDPYSGVIKSNVSFDREQQSSYTFDVKAIDGGQPPRSSTAKVTINVMDVNDNSPVVIYPPSNTSFKLVPLSAIPGSVVAEVFAVDIDTGMNAELKYTIVSGNNKGLFRIDPVTGNITLEEKPSLADVGLHRLVVNISDLGYPKSLHTLVLVFLYVNDTAGNASYIYDLIRRTMETPLDRNIGDSSQPYQNEDYLTIMIAIVAGAMVVIVVIFVTVLVRCRHASRFKAAQRSKQGAEWMSPNQENKQNKKKKRKKRKSPKSSLLNFVTIEESKPEDAVHEPINGTISLPAELEEQSIGRFDWGTAPPTTFKPNSPDLAKHYKSASPQSAFHLKPDTPVSVKKHHVIQELPLDNTFVGGCDTLSKRSSTSSDHFSASECSSQGGFKTKGPLHTRQPQDEFYDQASPDKRTEADGNSDPNSDPCDYCAENA; translated from the coding sequence ATGGACCTGAGGGATTTTTACCTGTTGGCTGCCCTGATTGCCTGTTTAAGGCTGGATTCAGCTGTAGCTCAAGAACTGATCTACACAATCCGAGAGGAGCTGCCAGAAAACGTCCCCATTGGGAACATACCAAAGGATTTGAACATTTCTCACATCAATGCTGCCACCGGAACCAGCGCCAGTCTCGTCTACAGACTGGTCTCCAAAGCAGGGGATGCTCCTTTGGTGAAGGTCTCCAGCACCACAGGGGAGATTTTTACTACCTCCAACAGGATCGACAGAGAGAGACTCTGTGCAGGAGCTGCCTATGCAGAAGAAAATGAGTGCTTCTTTGAATTGGAAGTGGTGATTCTCCCCAATGACTTTTTCCGACTCATCAAGATCAAAATCATTGTGAAGGATACCAATGACAATGCCCCCATGTTTCCATCCCCTGTCATCAATATCTCCATCCCTGAAAACACCCTGATCAACAGCCGCTTCCCAATCCCATCAGCTACAGATCCTGACACTGGTTTCAATGGAGTGCAGCACTATGAACTTCTGAACGGACAGAGTGTCTTTGGGCTGGATATTGTGGAAACTCCAGAAGGAGAGAAGTGGCCACAACTGATTGTGCAGCAGAATCTGGATCGGGAACAGAAGGACACCTATGTGATGAAAATCAAAGTTGAGGATGGAGGTACCCCACAGAAATCCAGCACAGCCATCCTCCAGGTCACAGTAAGTGATGTTAATGACAACCGGCCAGTTTTTAAAGAGAGTCAGATAGAAGTTCACATCCCAGAGAATGCCCCTGTAGGTACCTCTGTCATTCAGCTTCATGCCACTGATGCAGATATAGGAAGCAATGCAGAAATCAGATACATTTTTGGTGCCCAGGTTGCTCCTGCAACTAGAAgactctttgctttaaacaaCACAACTGGGCTGATTACAGTTCAGAGGGCCTTAGACCGTGAGGAGACTGCTATCCACAAAGTGACAGTACTGGCCAGTGATGGTAGTTCAACACCTGCCCGGGCAACGGTTAACATCAATGTGACTGATGTGAATGATAACCCCCCTAATATAGACCTCAGGTACATTATAAGTCCCATCAATGGCACAGTGTACTTGTCTGAGAAAGACCCTGTCAATACCAAGATTGCCCTCATTACAGTCTCAGATAAGGACACTGATGTGAATGGCAAAGTGATCTGTTTCATAGAGAGAGAGGTGCCATTTCACCTGAAAGCTGTTTATGATAACCAGTACTTGCTAGAGACATCTTCCTTGCTGGACTATGAGGGCACCAAAGAATTCACCTTTAAAATAGTTGCCTCAGATTCGGGCAAGCCCAGTTTGAACCAGACAGCCCTGGTAAGAGTTAAGCTGGAGGATGAAAATGACAACCCACCAATTTTCAGCCAGCCTGTAATTGAGCTGTCAGTTTCTGAAAACAACCGCCGTGGTCTGTACTTAACCACTATTAGTGCCACGGATGAGGACAGTGGGAAAAATGCAGACATTGTTTATCAGCTTGGCCCCAACGCCTCTTTTTTTGATCTGGATCGAAAGACTGGCGTACTGACAGCTTCTCGGGTCTTTGACAGAGAAGAGCAGGAGCGGTTCATTTTTACTGTTACGGCCCGAGACAATGGTACCCCTCCTCTGCAGAGTCAAGCGGCTGTGATTGTTACAATATTGGATGAGAATGATAACAGTCCCAAATTTACACATAACCACTTTCAGTTTTTTGTGTCAGAGAACCTACCAAAGTACAGCACTGTAGGTGTGATCACGGTGACAGACGCCGATGCAGGAGAGAACAGAGCAGTGACTCTTTCCATCCTGAATGACAATGACAACTTTGTTCTGGATCCGTACTCTGGAGTTATAAAGTCCAATGTTTCTTTTGATCGAGAGCAGCAGAGCTCCTATACCTTTGACGTCAAGGCTATTGATGGAGGACAACCACCTCGCTCATCTACTGCCAAAGTCACCATCAATGTCATGGATGTTAATGACAACAGCCCTGTGGTCATCTATCCACCTTCCAATACTTCATTTAAGCTGGTACCTCTCTCAGCCATCCCTGGCTCCGTAGTGGCTGAGGTGTTTGCTGTTGACATTGACACCGGAATGAACGCTGAACTTAAATACACCATAGTAAGTGGAAACAACAAAGGTTTGTTCCGTATTGATCCAGTGACGGGTAACATAACCCTGGAAGAAAAGCCTTCTCTTGCTGATGTGGGCCTGCATCGATTAGTGGTCAATATTAGTGACCTGGGTTACCCTAAATCCCTGCACACTCTTGTTCTTGTCTTTTTGTATGTCAACGACACAGCTGGCAATGCCTCTTACATTTATGACTTAATCCGCAGGACTATGGAAACACCCTTGGATAGGAACATCGGAGATAGCAGCCAGCCATATCAAAACGAGGACTATCTGACCATCATGATTGCCATTGTGGCAGGTGCCATGGTTGTCATTGTGGTCATATTTGTCACTGTCCTGGTCCGCTGTCGTCATGCCTCCCGATTCAAAGCTGCTCAGAGGAGCAAGCAGGGGGCTGAATGGATGTCTCCTAATCAGGAGAACAagcagaacaagaagaagaagcggAAGAAAAGAAAGTCTCCCAAGAGTTCCCTGTTGAATTTTGTTACCATTGAGGAATCCAAACCTGAGGATGCCGTTCACGAACCTATCAACGGGACCATTAGCCTTCCAGCTGAGCTGGAGGAGCAAAGTATAGGAAGATTTGACTGGGGCACTGCACCACCCACCACCTTCAAGCCTAATAGCCCTGACCTTGCTAAGCATTACAAGTCTGCATCTCCGCAGTCTGCTTTCCATCTTAAACCTGACACTCCCGTCTCTGTGAAAAAGCATCATGTGATTCAGGAACTCCCCTTGGACAACACCTTTGTTGGGGGTTGTGATACCCTTTCCAAACGCTCTTCCACTAGTTCAGATCACTTCAGTGCCTCAGAGTGCAGTTCCCAAGGAGGCTTCAAGACAAAGGGCCCCTTGCACACCAGACAG